Genomic DNA from Paenibacillus sp. MBLB1832:
TGCTGTTTAAACAGGATGGCTCCATAAACAACCTATTGACAGGCTTGGGGTTCCAACCCATCGAAATTCTTTCTAACAAGGATACCTTCCGCGGAATGCTTGTGTTACAAGTGATTTGGAAGGAGGCTGGATGGGGGACCATTATTTATTTGGCCGCCTTGACTGGCATCGACCCGGAGTTGTATGAGGCAGCGAAAATCGACGGTGCAGGCCGGTGGAGACAGATTTGGCATATTACCCTCCCTGGCATTAAAAGCACGATCATTGTCCTGTTCATTCTCCGGCTAGGAAGTGTCCTTGACGTAGGATTTGAACAAGTGTATCTGATGTTGAACCCGACTGTGTCAGCAGTTGGCGAGGTTCTGGATACGTATGTTTACCGTGTCGGTGTTGTCAATGGTAATTTTAGCTTCACGACGGCCGTTGGGCTTCTGAAGGGGGTTGTCGGAATGGTTCTTATTGTCTCTGCGAATTATTTGGCAAAGCTATTTGGGGAACGAGGCGTTTACTAAACGAACGTACGGCAATTCAATTAAATGATAACTAGGGGGATTTTCAATGAAGAAAGTTTTAAGCACTTCAGTAGTAGCAGTATTGCTCATATCTACATTGGCTGCATGCGGAAGCAGCAAAGATGGGGAAAAAGCATCGGGCAGCTCCAGCAGCCCATCCTCGACTACCAAAGCGGTAGAGAAAAAATACAAAATTCGTGCGATGAATATCTTGTACGGTGCTGCACCACCAGATAACGGCGCCGGAAAAAAAGCGATCGAAGAGCGGTACAACATTGATTTAGAATATATTCCGGTTGTAAGCGGTGAATATAACAATAAGCTGGGCGTGACGCTTGCTTCCGGCGACGTACCGGATATCGTGCTGATTCCTTTCCTGGATAATCAATGGAACACCGCTATAGACGGCGGCCAGTTTATGCCACTGACCAAATACATCAATGACAAGGCCAACTATCCAAATTTCAGCAAAATTTCCCCAGATCTCCAGAGTATCCTTAAGGTGAAGGGAGAGGTTTACGGCATTCCACGCTTCAGAGGCGTACCTGGTCAAACCCAAGTGCTACGGAAGGATTGGATGGACAAGCTGGGTTTGAAAACACCAACCAACTACGATG
This window encodes:
- a CDS encoding ABC transporter permease; its protein translation is MDSELSTTIRSNLVTLNKQSRWKTFYKERYLWLLLLPGLIYFLVYKYIPMLGVVIAFQHFTPMKGFLHSEWVGWKNFAQIFDSPDVGIYLSNTLIISFYQIVFAFTVPVVIAVLLNEIRSKWLQRLIQTTIYLPHFLSWVVVAGIFYMLFKQDGSINNLLTGLGFQPIEILSNKDTFRGMLVLQVIWKEAGWGTIIYLAALTGIDPELYEAAKIDGAGRWRQIWHITLPGIKSTIIVLFILRLGSVLDVGFEQVYLMLNPTVSAVGEVLDTYVYRVGVVNGNFSFTTAVGLLKGVVGMVLIVSANYLAKLFGERGVY